The following are from one region of the Eubacterium sp. MSJ-33 genome:
- a CDS encoding aldolase catalytic domain-containing protein has product MGHVYLLDCTLRDGGYVNDWRFGRDTIKGFGHKLAKTGVEMFEVGFLKGDTFDEDRAVFPDFESLKKMISPKDKKMQYVGMLDMSAPLPKERIPKCDGSCLDIIRIIFKKDKIEQAYDYCRYVQNLGYKISVNFVGTDMYSDVEFVEGIQKFNTLDPFAMAIVDSFGLIKRKHFLRLVYLADNNMAPDVTLGYHAHNNLQQAFGNAEALVEMNLKRDLCIDACVFGMGRGAGNLNLELFAEYMNENYDTKYRIEPMLEIMDEYLNDIYQKRFWGYSLPLYLSASAGCHPNYAIYLAEKDTLSVKAFNELLNGIPIADKAKFSKEKAERYYREYQENFIDDRVTLSKLALELTGKEILILGPGRSLMDNKGQIDEYVKEKKPIVIALNFDGGNLNPDYIFSSNMRRYAKIQGKTSAKCIITSNMKEYSEADYIVNFSSYASKDIEIIDNSGVMLLKLLIDLGAKHVAIAGMDGYSRHQSVNYYDSNLEYDFSSVADKRNHLIAKELCAINKVMKIQFLTPSIYEKMMED; this is encoded by the coding sequence ATGGGACACGTTTATTTATTGGATTGTACATTACGTGATGGCGGATATGTGAATGACTGGCGGTTCGGAAGAGACACCATCAAAGGATTCGGTCATAAACTTGCAAAGACAGGTGTTGAGATGTTTGAGGTTGGATTCCTGAAAGGAGACACCTTTGATGAAGACCGCGCTGTGTTTCCGGACTTTGAATCATTGAAAAAGATGATCAGTCCCAAAGATAAGAAAATGCAGTATGTCGGTATGTTGGATATGAGTGCTCCGCTTCCGAAGGAACGGATACCAAAATGTGACGGAAGCTGCCTGGATATTATCCGGATTATATTCAAGAAAGATAAGATAGAGCAGGCCTATGATTATTGCCGGTATGTACAGAATCTGGGATATAAAATCTCAGTGAATTTTGTAGGGACGGATATGTATTCCGATGTGGAATTTGTGGAAGGAATTCAGAAGTTTAATACACTTGATCCTTTTGCGATGGCGATAGTGGATAGTTTTGGGCTCATTAAGCGGAAACATTTTCTGCGTCTGGTTTATCTGGCAGATAATAATATGGCACCGGACGTTACACTTGGCTACCATGCGCATAATAATCTGCAACAGGCATTTGGAAATGCAGAGGCATTGGTTGAGATGAATCTGAAGCGGGATTTGTGCATCGACGCCTGTGTATTTGGTATGGGACGAGGTGCGGGAAACCTGAATCTCGAGTTGTTTGCGGAGTATATGAATGAGAATTATGATACAAAATACCGGATTGAACCAATGCTGGAGATCATGGATGAGTATCTGAATGATATATACCAGAAACGATTCTGGGGATATTCACTTCCACTGTATTTGTCTGCAAGTGCGGGGTGTCATCCGAATTATGCAATCTATCTTGCGGAGAAAGATACGTTATCTGTAAAGGCGTTCAACGAATTGTTAAATGGAATTCCGATTGCGGATAAGGCGAAGTTCTCGAAGGAAAAGGCAGAGAGATATTATCGTGAATATCAGGAGAACTTTATTGATGACAGGGTTACTTTGTCGAAGCTGGCATTGGAGCTTACCGGAAAAGAGATATTAATTCTTGGCCCCGGCAGGAGTTTGATGGATAACAAGGGACAGATCGATGAGTATGTAAAAGAGAAGAAACCAATTGTTATTGCATTGAATTTTGATGGGGGAAATCTGAATCCGGATTATATCTTTAGCAGCAATATGCGAAGATATGCGAAGATTCAGGGAAAAACATCTGCTAAGTGCATTATTACTTCCAACATGAAGGAGTATAGTGAAGCGGATTATATAGTGAATTTTTCAAGTTATGCATCCAAGGATATTGAAATCATAGATAATTCCGGAGTTATGCTTTTGAAACTGCTTATTGATCTGGGCGCGAAGCATGTTGCAATTGCAGGCATGGATGGATATTCCAGACACCAAAGTGTCAACTATTATGACAGTAATCTGGAATATGATTTTTCGAGCGTGGCAGACAAGAGAAATCATTTGATCGCCAAGGAACTGTGCGCGATAAACAAAGTGATGAAAATACAGTTTTTGACACCATCGATTTACGAGAAAATGATGGAGGATTAG
- a CDS encoding sugar kinase, translating to MGKVVTFGEIMLRLAPNGYYRFFQQDQMQATFGGGEANVAVSLANFGEESVYVTKLPEHAIGQAAVNELRSFGVDTSRIVRGGNRIGIYYLEKGASQRGSVCIYDRAGSSIAEAEPGDFDWDVIFEGADWFHFTGITPALGGNLIEICKQACIAAKKKGIKISCDLNYRGKLWSREMAGTVMEDLCQYVDVCIANEEDAKDVFGICADGSDITRGRLNKEGYVSVAKQLKERFCFDKVAITLRTSLSASDNNWAAMLYDGAQAYFSKEYHLHIVDRVGGGDSFGAGLIYSLLNGKAMQDVIEFAVAASALKHSIEGDFNRVTVAEVEKLVGGDASGRVQR from the coding sequence ATGGGAAAAGTTGTAACATTTGGAGAGATCATGCTGCGCCTGGCACCAAACGGTTATTACAGATTTTTTCAGCAGGATCAGATGCAGGCAACGTTCGGCGGAGGTGAGGCGAATGTTGCGGTTTCTCTTGCAAACTTTGGCGAAGAGTCTGTGTATGTGACGAAGCTGCCGGAACATGCGATTGGACAGGCTGCAGTGAATGAGCTGCGGTCTTTCGGTGTGGATACGTCAAGAATTGTACGCGGTGGTAATCGAATCGGGATTTATTACCTGGAAAAAGGTGCAAGCCAGAGAGGCAGTGTATGCATCTATGACCGGGCAGGTTCATCGATTGCGGAGGCGGAGCCGGGGGATTTTGACTGGGATGTAATCTTTGAAGGTGCTGACTGGTTCCATTTTACGGGGATCACACCGGCGTTAGGAGGAAACCTGATAGAAATCTGCAAGCAGGCATGTATTGCTGCAAAAAAGAAGGGGATTAAGATATCCTGTGATCTAAATTATCGTGGAAAGTTATGGAGCCGTGAGATGGCAGGAACCGTAATGGAAGATCTGTGCCAGTATGTAGATGTGTGTATTGCAAATGAAGAAGATGCAAAAGATGTATTCGGAATATGCGCAGATGGCTCAGATATTACACGGGGCAGATTAAATAAAGAAGGTTATGTGTCGGTTGCAAAACAGTTGAAAGAACGGTTTTGTTTTGACAAGGTTGCAATCACGCTTCGTACTTCATTATCCGCAAGTGACAATAATTGGGCAGCTATGTTATATGACGGAGCGCAGGCGTACTTCTCAAAAGAGTATCATCTGCATATTGTTGATCGTGTTGGTGGAGGAGATAGTTTCGGCGCAGGTTTAATCTATTCGTTGTTAAACGGAAAGGCTATGCAGGATGTAATTGAATTTGCCGTAGCAGCTTCCGCACTAAAGCATTCAAT